The Podospora pseudocomata strain CBS 415.72m chromosome 1 map unlocalized CBS415.72m_1, whole genome shotgun sequence genome has a segment encoding these proteins:
- a CDS encoding uncharacterized protein (CAZy:CE5; EggNog:ENOG503P3G5; COG:S): protein MKGLLSRALTLATALFQRQALVWDGTCSTGVHMIVARGSTEPDGYGRIGVVAQNASLLIPNSSIATIVYPATFENYFTSYATGASEFEKLVLQYVDACPDSKVALLGYSQGAHAMMDAVCGNSDDGFFVSLEFQKALGSQVIAIVAFGSPDFNKTHPWSVGTSTGAGLFARKNITACEPYAARIRSWCDEGDIYCDLGSDRSVHGSYFANYTLDAAEFIAERFNSSDTVVDVPTTTAPPTTTPTQSGTETTDGTTTETTTDTTTTSTPGSGAGSFNPSWIMILSMVGTLMIWTELL from the exons ATGAAGGGCCTTTTATCACGCGCCCTGACGCTGGCAACTGCGCTCTTCCAGCGACAGGCTCTTGTCTGGGATGGCACATGCTCAACGGGCGTACACATGATCGTTGCCCGTGGATCTACTGAACCTGACGGGTATGGCCGGATTGGAGTTGTGGCCCAGAATGCTTCCTTGCTGATACCCAACTCTTCCATTGCCACCATCGTCTATCCAGCAACATTCGAAAATTACTTTACCTCCTATGCAACGGGAGCCTccgagtttgagaagctTGTCCTTCAATATGTGGACGCCTGTCCTGATAGCAAGGTCGCTCTGCTGGGCTATTCGCAGGGAGCTCACGCCATGATGGACGCTGTCTGCGGAAacagtgatgatgggttcTTTGTGTCCCTCGAATTCCAGAAGGCACTTGGCTCGCAAG TTATTGCAATCGTTGCATTTGGCTCCCCTGACTTCAATAAAACTCACCCCTGGAGCGTTGGCACAAGCACCGGTGCGGGCTTGTTCGCTCGTAAAAACATCACCGCTTGTGAGCCATACGCAGCTAGAATTCGCAGCTGGTGTGATGAAGGTGATATTTATTGCGACCTGGGATCAGACCGGTCGGTCCATGGTTCATACTTTGCCAATTACACCCTCGACGCAGCCGAGTTCATTGCAGAGAGGTTCAACAGCTCTGACACCGTCGTTGACGTCCCTACAACTACTGCTCCTCctaccaccacaccaactcAGTCGGGAACCGAGACAACTGATGGGACGACAACTGAGACAACTACAGACACGACAACAACCAGTACGCCAGGCTCCGGCGCTGGATCGTTCAACCCCTCTTGGATAATGATACTGTCGATGGTGGGCACCTTGATGATTTGGACCGAGCTTCTATGA
- a CDS encoding uncharacterized protein (EggNog:ENOG503P7KU) — protein sequence MKFWALVALAASVAAIPFEGGTIHKRAGGRIHIGYRIVSKEEADAINANGGKAVQSRGTMGRQLGTGTYISPAFHDFPDFDPSKGYPWDCAVTVDATAWAGLRKAWIPKMFEFPEDKEKNPDKCKPLALWTPRWVANRKRFLKYLDPTSTPENTVLFSVVLGHEEKRQALIPPAIIDSVDVYLAQCAERAPDSVSNAQIGQLGTVDWGVEDMKGWGLGVEG from the exons ATGAAGTTCTGGGCCCTCGTGGCGCTTGCCGCCTCCGTTGCCGCCATCCCCTTCGAGGGCGGTACGATACACAAACGCGCCGGTGGGAGAATTCACATCGGATATCGCATCGTCTCAAAG GAAGAAGCCGACGCCATCAACGCAAATGGTGGCAAAGCCGTGCAATCTCGCGGCACCATGGGCCGTCAGCTTGGGACAGGGACCTATATCTCGCCCGCTTTCCACGACTTCCCTGACTTCGACCCATCCAAGGGCTATCCTTGGGACTGCGCCGTGACTGTTGACGCCACCGCGTGGGCAGGCCTCAGGAAGGCCTGGATCCCCAAGATGTTCGAGTTCCctgaggacaaggagaagaaccCGGACAAGTGCAAGCCACTGGCACTGTGGACACCGCGATGGG TTGCAAACCGCAAGCGCTTCCTCAAGTATCTTGATCCCACCTCAACACCCGAGAATACGGTGCTCTTCTCGGTGGTGCTTGGGCACGAGGAAAAGCGGCAGGCCCTGATCCCACCGGCGATCATTGACAGCGTTGATGTGTATCTCGCCCAGTGTGCCGAGCGGGCGCCGGACTCGGTGTCGAACGCTCAGATTGGTCAGTTGGGGACGGTGGATTGGGGAGTGGAGGATATGAAGGGCTGGGGTTTGGGAGTGGAGGGGTAG
- a CDS encoding uncharacterized protein (COG:Q; EggNog:ENOG503PBP2): MGLDFLKRTAAPKSYSSTVELVEFWRLKATTAHKGQPFNVLEDLKNAALDAVWVSIIGEEPGTLRYEKRKLEHELKGQQFDDPAPPGSFMKEQVEYIVDTIMDASATPFPAWAVKLEVLKPRFHRFRKVVTREMSRAMKKALTRYEGLDVDSLGKDSIDTCAMDLVLRKQALQAKKVGVEPSDPAKDVAMLDELFVLLIGGHDSTANTLAWFIKFMGAFPQAQTELRAALSSAFGPGIPTLSQILEADIPYLDAACEEALRLSGTSNGVLRSPLQDTTILGYPVPKGSIIYMNIHVNHSSVLADESQRTETGKAARQKKDDGFKTPAGRDLGTYEPRRWLVRDETGKEKFNPNALPQLAFGAGVRMCFGRRLAVMQFRIAVTLLILSFEFQEVPEGMQSMACIERLFRTPQQPYTKLRVL; this comes from the exons ATGGGCCTGGACTTTTTGAAGCGAACAGCGGCTCCGAAGTCCTACAGCTCAACAGTCGAGCTGGTCGAATTTTGGCGCCTGAAAGCAACCACCGCCCACAAAGGCCAACCATTCAACGTTTTAGAAGACTTGAAAAACGCGGCCCTGGACGCCGTATGGGTGTCCATTATCGGTGAGGAGCCTGGGACTCTGAGGTatgagaagaggaagctggaaCACGAACTGAAGGGTCAACAATTCGACGATCCCGCGCCGCCAGGATCCTTCATGAAGGAACAAGTGGAATACATAGTTGATACCATCATGGACGCCAGCGCAACACCGTTTCCAGCCTGGGCGGTCAAGCTGGAGGTCTTGAAGCCACGTTTCCACAGGTTCAGGAAGGTTGTGACGCGGGAAATGAGCCGTGCGATGAAGAAGGCTTTGACGAGATATGAAGGCCTGGACGTGGACAGTCTTGGGAAGGATTCCATTGATACATGTGCCATGGATCTCGTTCTCCGCAAACAAGCTCTACAAGCCAAGAAGGTGGGCGTGGAACCTTCAGATCCTGCAAAGGACGTTGCTATGCTCGACGAGCTGTTTGTTTTGCTCATTGGT GGCCACgactccaccgccaacactCTGGCATGGTTCATCAAGTTCATGGGGGCCTTTCCACAAGCCCAGACTGAACTGCGCGCTGCTCTATCATCTGCTTTCGGCCCAGGTATACCTACGCTCAGTCAGATTCTCGAGGCTGACATTCCTTACCTTGATGCCGCCTGTGAGGAGGCCCTCCGTCTGTCGGGAACTTCCAACGGCGTTCTTCGCTCCCCTCTGCaggacaccaccatcctggGATATCCCGTTCCAAAGGGCTCGATCATCTACATGAATATCCATGTGAATCACTCATCGGTTCTAGCGGATGAGTCCCAGCGCACCGAGACCGGCAAAGCTGCTCGTCAGAAGAAGGACGACGGCTTCAAGACACCTGCCGGAAGGGATCTTGGAACCTATGAGCCCAGGAGATGGTTGGTCAGGGATGAGACGGGGAAGGAAAAGTTCAATCCAAATGCTCTTCCACAGCTGGCCTTTGGCGCAGGTGTTCGAATGTGCTTCGGGAGGAGACTAGCCGTAATGCAATTCCGCATTGCTGTCACACTTCTCATACTCAGCTTCGAGTTTCAAGAAGTACCAGAAGGAATGCAGTCCATGGCATGCATCGAGAGATTGTTTCGAACCCCACAACAGCCTTACACCAAACTGAGAGTACTCTGA
- a CDS encoding uncharacterized protein (EggNog:ENOG503PHMZ) translates to MRVPDFHDPKSYRVPLTVGCQISQFPLPLSTDTTKMNPYLYHLSEVSHSMASSPWVAVWRYEADNWVLRTPSTDLSSFYALHYSTNPSCDSTNPICLPSQYYERNNIHSTGTHGEPSSAATFQPIIVHGHDNESLVRQYHQEPALHHHHLMPPASHPHLSMGIQPALSPVPRPPGMSANYEGNPACEANWSADIDDHLNTSVTGLPSDIDTKGLLGCIRKMGRIWATVINYPDSTRCHTSAAAKITFFDAQSAQRFLASYGDESQAGGWLVKGRMARVRPNRIRVAQKETPRENTRVIVISGPARFLEYGNLERVFVSHGIEFQMDEVVAHRHKVEGWATVELRFGSYRGQAAQVMMLVKRKLRAFGIGARYGRDPCGE, encoded by the exons ATGAGGGTCCCTGATTTCCACGATCCAAAGAGCTACCGTGTGCCTTTGACCGTTGGTTGCCAGATCTCCCAATTTCCACTCCCGCTATCGACCGACACGACCAAGATGAACCCCTATCTTTATCACCTCTCTGAAGTCAGCCACAGCATGGCCTCCAGTCCGTGGGTAGCGGTCTGGAGATACGAGGCTGATAACTGGGTCTTGAGGACTCCCTCGACAGACTTGTCATCATTCTATGCGCTTCAT TACTCAACCAATCCTAGCTGCGATAGCACCAACCCCATTTGCCTTCCGAGTCAGTATTATGAGCGCAACAACATCCACTCTACAGGTACACACGGAGAACCAAGCAGTGCGGCCACTTTCCAACCCATCATTGTTCATGGTCATGATAACGAATCCCTTGTGAGACAGTACCACCAAGAACCggccctccatcatcatcatctcatGCCACCTGCCAGTCATCCCCACCTCTCGATGGGCATTCAACCCGCCCTGTCTCCTGTACCTCGCCCGCCAGGAATGTCGGCGAATTACGAAGGAAATCCCGCCTGCGAGGCGAACTGGTCAGCAGATATAGATGACCACCTGAACACCTCG GTGACCGGGCTGCCATCCGACATCGATACCAAGGGTCTCCTAGGATGCATCCGCAAAATGGGCCGTATCTGGGCCACGGTCATTAACTACCCAGACTCTACTCGATGTCACACTTCTGCCGCAGCGAAAATTACTTTCTTCGATGCTCAATCAGCCCAGCGGTTTCTGGCCTCGTATGGCGATGAGAGTCAAGCTGGGGGCTGGCTGGTCAAGGGGAGAATGGCGCGCGTGAGGCCTAACCGGATCAGAGTGGCACAGAAAGAGACACCGAGAGAGAATACAAGGGTTATTGTTATCAGTGGGCCGGCGCGCTTTTTGGAGTACGGAAACCTGGAGAGAGTTTTTGTGTCTCACGGGATTGAGTTTCAGATGGACGAGGTGGTTGCCCACCGCCATAAAGTCGAGGGATGGGCCACTGTAGAGCTTCGCTTTGGTTCTTACCGTGGACAGGCAGCTCAAGTTATGATGTTGGTGAAAAGGAAGCTGAGGGCTTTTGGGATAGGCGCGCGGTATGGGAGAGATCCGTGTGGTGAGTGA
- a CDS encoding uncharacterized protein (EggNog:ENOG503PHMZ) produces MRPTTRINNTRVRRYHEIHEGNSGVGYGHPGLPLQFSTNVGLYVTNDLSGFYPPHPIESRAFHRSYSAPDHDSLIGHPHAGFVGHFDDGLIGHSDAGIVGHPHAHGGYYPQFNLHSRSATPHAPSPLGLSGQYGLRPNAIPFDPSSPLVDLSSAPSPSNSAFSTFAGGALCLEDCDDDCPFADPYLPGWLQRKGNEKDSSLEFLREGGEGASIMQTGWLERMARKRDACQAAASISWTDTTSSMGSGHTLWEDLRLVSLRGGELSGFGDLSDYVESPSGALSRSTTLAPSDQQSSTSWFFPRGISNGSGSISRPSTPSIRRQNLSSSQHHAIPSGAQSNTCRQNQITESSRPFNRLVQPLDGNSSEQVREAFKRAQDAKRTVEPTDSPCSSTNNSQQSAWSVEDMAEDVPPDDSCSVFIFDLPKDVTLSKLLGSIRGYGRVRYSKNCSSGALVVFFEREAAQRLAQEGHLMVGGVQGSIRLAKCRIAQSTLPSEFSRVLVITGLTGGLSVAFLKECFEMKNIRYELDKIAMVSSGDMSALEFHFASHSQAAKVKEMIATDPYFRKKGTNATYGIDPCAEPSVVGSQEE; encoded by the exons ATGCGACCGACAACCAGGATCAACAATACTCGCGTCAGAAGGTATCACGAGATTCACGAGGGCAACTCTGGCGTCGGATATGGCCACCCTGGCCTGCCATTACAATTCAGTACGAACGTGGGTCTCTATGTCACAAATGACCTCAGCGGCTTCTACCCTCCTCACCCGATCGAGTCCCGGGCTTTCCACCGCAGCTACTCGGCACCGGATCACGACAGTCTCATTGGGCATCCCCACGCTGGTTTCGTTGGTCATTTCGACGATGGTCTCATTGGACATTCCGATGCCGGTATTGTTGGACACCCTCATGCCCATGGAGGTTACTACCCCCAGTTCAATCTCCATAGTCGGTCTGCTACACCTCACGCGCCATCTCCGCTGGGGCTTTCTGGACAATACGGGCTACGCCCTAACGCGATCCCTTTTGACCCGTCGTCGCCACTTGTGGATCTGTCATCGGCGCCATCGCCTTCCAATTCAGCCTTTTCG ACATTCGCTGGCGGAGCCTTGTGCCTAGAGGATTGTGACGACGATTGCCCGTTTGCCGACCCTTATCTTCCCGGATGGCTACAGCGCAAGGGCAATGAGAAAGACTCCTCTCTCGAGTTTTTGCGCgaaggtggagaaggtgccTCAATCATGCAGACGGGATGGTTGGAGAGAATGGCCAGGAAGAGAGATGCatgccaagcagcagcaagcatcAGTTGGACGGACACCACTTCTTCCATGGGAAGTGGTCATACGCTCTGGGAAGACCTTCGTCTCGTGAGCCTGAGGGGTGGGGAGCTGTCAGGTTTCGGGGACCTCAGTGATTATGTGGAGAGCCCGAGCGGCGCACTCTCGAGGTCTACGACCCTCGCTCCCTCAGACCAGCAGTCCTCAACATCATGGTTTTTCCCCCGCGGTATTTCCAACGGTAGTGGCTCAATTTCCCGGCCTTCGACACCGAGTATTCGTCGCCAGAAtctgtcctcctcccaacatCATGCCATCCCTTCCGGCGCCCAATCTAATACTTGCCGTCAGAACCAGATCACAGAGTCTTCTCGTCCTTTCAACCGATTGGTCCAACCTCTCGATGGTAATTCATCTGAACAAGTTCGCGAGGCATTCAAGCGTGCCCAAGACGCAAAAAGAACAGTGGAACCAACAGACAGTCCCTGCAGTTCAACGAATAACAGTCAGCAAAGCGCTTGGTCTGTCGAAGATATGGCTGAGGATGTCCCACCCGATGACAGCTGCTCTGTCTTCATTTTCGACCTTCCGAAGGATGTCACCCTCTCCAAATTACTTGGAAGCATTAGAGGCTATGGTCGTGTTCGCTACTCAAAGAACTGCAGTTCTGGGGCTCTGGTTGTCTTTTTTGAGCGGGAAGCTGCGCAGAGGCTTGCCCAAGAGGGCCACCTCATGGTTGGCGGGGTGCAGGGCAGCATTCGATTAGCGAAATGTCGAATTGCACAGAGCACATTGCCGAGCGAGTTTTCAAGGGTTCTCGTTATCACAGGCCTCACGGGTGGTTTGAGTGTTGCGTTCTTGAAGGAGTGCTTCGAGATGAAGAACATCCGGTATGAACTCGACAAGATAGCGATGGTGTCGTCAGGCGATATGTCTGCCCTTGAGTTTCATTTCGCCTCTCACTCGCAGGCTGCGAAAGTGAAGGAAATGATCGCGACCGACCCCTACTTTCGCAAGAAGGGGACAAATGCGACTTATGGGATTGACCCATGCGCCGAGCCATCCGTGGTTGGCTCCCAGGAAGAGTAG
- a CDS encoding uncharacterized protein (EggNog:ENOG503PNVX): MESTTLAPPGPDVSKASLVVGTISFLHLISWTLYAARIWTRMRPISRLFVDDYLITLAVLFDLASYIFLMIAVHYGIGRHNYYVPTDQEVLAEKWLFLSQPVFPWSLAFSKMSIACMLIRIRRDQRVWAWGMYFIMAFVVLIAINTNAFQLSLCRPLWAVWDHSNSEAQCMDMTVAQTSIYVNSALNVVTDFALSLAPITFIVHLQRPLREKIAVAFMMGLGIFASSACIAKTFHVKDYGKTGDSLMDCVPITIWSMVEMQLAIIASCIPCLKQLFERGLRRFGLLSTQDAGDSFTGSRNYQTYPGPNFRTRQETSDDYGHHLTSIQQSPRSPRSNKAARNSGVGAESIESSEIPIMRPDSTGTDYIQTQSAPPGRGSFYFNFAVNPGLNPNQRDDRGPRPERW; encoded by the exons ATGGAGTCCACAACACTAGCTCCACCAGGGCCTGATGTGTCCAAGGCTTCGTTAGTGGTAGGCACGATATCATTCCTGCACCTCATATCATGGACTCTGTATGCCGCCCGCATCTGGACTCGTATGCGACCGATATCACGCCTATTCGTCGATGATTATCTGATCACTCTTGCTGTG CTCTTTGACCTGGCGTCGTATATTTTCTTGATGATAGCGGTTCATTACGGCATTGGTCGACATAATTACTACGTCCCGACAGATCAGGAAGTCCTTGCGGAAAAATGGCTGTTCCTCAGCCAGCCAGTCTTCCCCTGGAGtctcgccttctccaagatGAGCATTGCGTGTATGCTTATTCGGATTCGTCGGGATCAGCGtgtttgggcttggggaaTGTACTTCATCATGGCGTTTGTGGtgctcatcgccatcaacacAAACGCCTTCCAACTCTCACTGTGCCGACCGCTCTGGGCTGTGTGGGACCACAGTAATTCTGAGGCCCAATGCATGGATATGACTGTGGCGCAAACATCAATCTATGTCAACTCTGCACTCAACGTTGTGACAGATTTTGCTTTAAGCTTGGCC CCCATCACGTTTATTGTCCACCTACAGCGACCACTCAGGGAGAAGATTGCGGTCGCCTTCATGATGGGTTTGGGCATATTTGCGAGTAGTGCCTGCATTGCGAAAACCTTCCATGTCAAAGACTACGGAAAAACAGGTGACAGTCTCATGGATTGTGTACCTATAACGATTTGGAGCATGGTAGAAATGCAGCTTGC GATAATTGCAAGCTGCATTCCCTGTCTCAAACAACTCTTCGAACGAGGCTTACGACGATTCGGTCTCTTGAGCACCCAGGACGCTGGCGACTCCTTCACTGGCAGCCGGAACTACCAGACCTATCCTGGGCCGAACTTCAGGACTCGCCAAGAGACCAGCGATGATTACGGCCACCACCTTACTTCGATACAACAGTCCCCACGCAGTCCTCGGAGCAACAAAGCAGCGAGGAACTCCGGGGTGGGGGCAGAAAGCATAGAGAGCAGCGAGATACCCATCATGAGACCAGACTCCACAGGCACTGATTACATACAGACGCAGTCAGCACCACCCGGACGAGGATCATTTTACTTCAACTTTGCGGTGAATCCCGGTCTTAACCCAAACCAAAGGGATGATAGAGGACCAAGGCCGGAAAGGTGGTGA